Proteins encoded by one window of Glycine soja cultivar W05 chromosome 15, ASM419377v2, whole genome shotgun sequence:
- the LOC114388275 gene encoding uncharacterized protein LOC114388275, whose amino-acid sequence MGNQSSSNKIETLPIDTTFKLPANIPVWPQGGGFATGTINIGGLKLFQISTFNKVWKTLEGGPGDAGAAFFEPAGIPEGFFTLGHYSQPNNKPLFGSILVAKDETSSGDNNGALKKPIDYTLVWSSKSQKIKQDKDGYIWLPTAPDGYKTLGHVVTTTPEKPSLDKIRCVRSDLTDQCERSSWIWGPDKSSDEKGFNVYEVRPSNRGTQAPGVLVGTFFAHNGEIPSPLPIACLKNTNMNFSSSMPNLPQVKALVQAYSPFMYLHPDEEFQPASTKWYFTNGALLVKKGEESKPVPIDPTGSNLPQGGNNDGEYWLDLPSDKANKERVKKGDFKSCQAYVHAKPMFGGTFTDLVMWVFYPFNGPGTAKVGLIDIPLGKIGEHIGDWEHVTLRVSNFDGELKKVYLSQHSNGQWVEASQLEFQSGNKSVCYSSLNGHAIYPKAGLVMQGLDGIGIKNETKKSEKVIDMGVGFEVVSGEYLGSAIVEPPWLNFLRQWGPKITYDIAKELDNLAKVFPALEALEDGLPNELLGQEGPTGPKLKRNWQGDEV is encoded by the exons ATGGGGAACCAATCCTCTTCAAACAAGATAGAAACTCTTCCCATCGACACAACATTTAAGCTTCCAGCAAATATACCAGTTTGGCCACAAG GTGGTGGATTTGCTACTGGAACCATCAACATAGGAGGGCtaaaattgtttcaaatttcaacattcaacaaAGTTTGGAAAACCTTAGAAGGTGGACCAGGTGATGCAGGGGCAGCTTTCTTTGAGCCAGCAGGAATACCTGAGGGATTCTTCACACTAGGCCACTACAGCCAACCCAACAACAAGCCTCTTTTTGGATCAATTCTGGTGGCAAAAGATGAGACATCATCAGGTGACAATAATGGAGCTTTGAAGAAACCAATTGATTACACACTTGTGTGGAGCAGCAAGTCCCAAAAGATCAAGCAAGACAAAGATGGCTATATTTGGCTACCAACAGCACCTGATGGCTACAAAACCTTAGGCCATGTTGTCACCACCACACCTGAGAAGCCTTCACTTGACAAAATCAGGTGTGTTAGGTCAGATCTCACAGACCAGTGTGAGAGAAGCTCATGGATTTGGGGACCAGACAAGAGCAGTGATGAGAAAGGTTTCAATGTTTATGAAGTGAGGCCAAGCAATAGAGGGACTCAAGCTCCTGGTGTGCTTGTAGGAACATTTTTTGCTCATAATGGTGAAATTCCTTCCCCTCTCCCTATTGCTTGTTTGAAGAACACCAACATGAACTTCTCCTCCTCCATGCCTAATTTGCCTCAAGTTAAGGCACTTGTCCAAGCCTATTCTCCATTCATGTACTTGCATCCTGATGAAGAGTTCCAACCTGCTTCCACCAAGTGGTATTTCACAAATGGGGCATTGCTTGTTAAGAAAGGAGAAGAGTCCAAACCTGTGCCAATAGACCCTACAGGTTCTAACCTTCCTCAGGGTGGCAACAATGATGGTGAGTATTGGTTGGACCTTCCTTCTGACAAAGCCAACAAGGAAAGGGTGAAAAAGGGTGATTTCAAGAGTTGCCAAGCCTATGTTCATGCCAAACCCATGTTTGGTGGAACATTCACTGACCTTGTCATGTGGGTTTTCTACCCATTCAATGGGCCTGGAACAGCCAAAGTAGGGCTCATAGATATTCCACTAGGGAAAATAGGAGAACATATTGGAGACTGGGAGCATGTGACACTAAGAGTAAGCAATTTCGATGGAGAACTAAAAAAGGTGTATCTCTCACAACATAGCAATGGTCAATGGGTTGAAGCTTCTCAGCTCGAGTTCCAAAGTGGGAACAAATCAGTGTGCTATTCCTCCTTGAATGGCCATGCCATTTATCCAAAAGCAGGACTTGTCATGCAAGGCCTTGATGGGATTGGAATAAAGAATGAAACTAAGAAGAGTGAGAAGGTGATTGACATGGGTGTTGGTTTTGAAGTTGTTTCTGGTGAGTATTTGGGGTCAGCAATTGTAGAACCACCTTGGTTAAACTTTTTGAGGCAATGGGGTCCAAAAATCACTTATGACATTGCAAAGGAGCTGGACAATTTGGCGAAGGTGTTCCCTGCTTTGGAAGCCCTTGAAGATGGTTTGCCAAATGAGTTGTTGGGACAGGAGGGACCCACAGGACCTAAGCTCAAAAGAAATTGGCAAGGTGATGAGGTTTGA
- the LOC114386262 gene encoding uncharacterized protein LOC114386262, with the protein MSREFDMIDMGLMSYYLGMEVKQMENDIFVSQESYTKEVLKKFNMLDCNPVNTPMEGGLKLSKFDEGEKVDSTVFKSLVGSLRYLTNTRPDILYAVGVVCRFMEAPTSPHLKAAKRILRYLKGTIDFGLFYSPSNNNKLVGFCDSDFAGDVDDRKSTTGFVFFMGDCVFTWSSKKQGIVTLSTCEAEYVAAISCTCHAIWLRRLLEELQLLQKESTKIYVDNRFAQELAKNPVFHEQSKHIDTRYHFIRECITKKEVELTHVKTQDQVADIFTKPLKFEDFRRLRARLGVQKNFPIKGGC; encoded by the coding sequence ATGTCTCGTGAATTTGATATGATAGATATGGGACTCATGTCATATTACTTGGGAATGGAAGTGAAGCAAATGGAGAATGATATCTTTGTCTCACAAGAAAGCTACACAAAAGAAGTgttgaagaaatttaatatgCTTGATTGCAATCCCGTGAACACACCTATGGAAGGTGGCTTGAAGTTATCAAAGTTTGATGAAGGAGAGAAGGTAGACTCCACGGTCTTCAAGAGTCTTGTGGGGAGTTTAAGGTATCTAACCAATACAAGGCCCGATATTCTATATGCGGTGGGAGTTGTGTGTCGCTTTATGGAGGCTCCTACCTCTCCTCATCTAAAAGCCGCAAAAAGAATTCTTCGTTACTTGAAAGGTacaattgattttggattgttTTATTCTCCCTCCAATAACAATAAGCTTGTGGGATTTTGTGATAGTGATTTTGCCGGAGATGttgatgatagaaaaagtactaccggatttgtattttttatgggtGATTGTGTTTTTACATGGAGTTCTAAGAAGCAAGGCATTGTGACACTTTCTACTTGTGAAGCCGAGTATGTAGCTGCAATTTCTTGCACATGTCATGCCATTTGGCTAAGAAGATTGTTGGAGGAACTTCAGTTGTTGCAAAAGGAAAGCACAAAGATCTATGTTGATAATAGATTTGCACAAGAGCTTGCCAAGAATCCGGTGTTCCATGAACAAAGTAAGCATATAGATACAAGGTATCATTTCATTAGAGAGTGCATTACCAAGAAAGAAGTAGAATTGACTCATGTGAAAACTCAAGATCAAGTTGCGGATATTTTCACCAAGCCTCTCAAATTTGAAGATTTTCGAAGATTGCGAGCAAGACTTGGTGTGCAGAAGAATTTTCCAATTAAGGGAGGAtgttag